The following are encoded together in the Rhizoctonia solani chromosome 10, complete sequence genome:
- a CDS encoding Retrotransposable element Tf2 protein, whose amino-acid sequence MSWLKKHNPQISWEKHTLVFNSLYCSNNCLSVPAVLELKAVEEIPLPYQEFSKVFSEEESSKLPPHRPYNIAIELLPDAQPRHGPIYSLGPREDAELKETIEKQLKAGLIRPSKSPMASPILFVKKKNGKLRMCVDYWRLNSMTKKNVYPLPLPQNLIEKLQGAKIFSKFDLKAGYNLVRIKEGNEWKTAFKTKYGLFEYLVMPFGLTNAPAAFQDMMNEIFRDLLDVYVIIYLDNILVFSLNKKDHKAHVREVLKRLQDNDLFCNIEKCHFHVKKIDYLGFIISEFGIEVDQSKVTDAMNWSTPKNVKNIQEFLGFVNFYRQFIPNFGNMAQPLYNLLKKDSTWKWEQAEQQSFDGLKKCLTSAPLLLQPDTTKQFYVECDALDYATGAILSQRNLEGKLAPVAYLSKSLSPAEKNYDIFDKELLAVIRAFKEWRHLLEGSELPVQVLTDHKNLEYFSTSQSLNKQQIQWANFLVDYNFQIIYRPGAQNKKADILLRRYNLVSLEGGVENQVLLKPELFIASITPDQEINDLIGEAIYEDDRLKEILLKLQNKEKVLDWELREGLLWYQGKIFVPKDNTIRNLILESRHDALAVGHPGQARTLELISRSYYWPLLKKFVNSYVSHCETCIRSKPTNQVPVGLLKPLQIPERPWEDIAYDMIVGLPVSEGFDAILTVIDRFSKMVHFIPTQSTASAIDIANLFITYIWKLHGLPRSTVSDRGPTFNAKFICHLYKRLDIKPTYSTAYHPQTDGQTERIQQEAEIFIRMFGNHRQSDWVSLLPLAKFALNNLKQTSTGKSPFQICYGYNPRFTVGQKSDESVPNADKHAEFLEKGYDEVKATLSISQERMKHFYDQRHREEEEIQVGNKVWLSHQNISTDRPSIKLSHKRLGPYLVIEKIGSHAYKLQLPHTMHIHPVFHINLLTKFHPDPHGRDPPQPAPIITEEGEEEYEVERILDSNWKGRGKSKKLWYLVKWKGYNKGSNLWEPVDNVGNAQEAIEEFHMEHPDAVGA is encoded by the coding sequence ATGTCGTGGTTAAAAAagcacaatccccaaatatcatgggaaaaacatacactcGTCTTCAACTCGTTATATTGTTCCAATAATTGTCTGTCTGTACCCGCTGTCTtagaactcaaggcagtagaagaaatacCACTACCTTATCAAGAATTTTCCAAGGTCTtctctgaggaagaatcaTCCAAATTGCCACCCCACCGTCCTTACAATATTGCCATTGAGTTACTCCCGGATGCGCAACCACGACATGGTCCCATATACAGTTTAGGTCCAAGGGAGGATGCGGAACTTAAAGAAACCATTGAGAAACAACTCAAAGCAGGTTTAATCCGCCCGTCTAAATCCCCTATGGCCTCTCCCatattatttgtcaaaaagaaaaatgggaagttacgcatgtgtgtggacTATTGGCGTCTGAACAgtatgaccaagaaaaacgtctatcccctgcccttgccacagaatctcattgagaaattacaaggtgctaagatctttagcaaatttgatCTCAAGGCAGGATACAACCTAGTCcgaatcaaagaaggcaatgaatggaaaaccgctttcaaaacaaaatacggattatttgaatatttggtcatgccttttggattaacaaatgcaccggcggcttttcaagacatgatgaatgagatattcagGGATCTTCTGGATGTCTACGTCATCATTTatttggacaacattctGGTATTCTCTTTGAACAAAAAGGATCACAAAGCTCATGTACGAGAAGTACTTAAAAGGTTACAAGACAATGATCTCTTCTGCAACATTGAaaaatgtcatttccacgtcaagaAAATCGATTACTTAGGGTTTATTATATCCGAATTTGGCATAGAAGTGGATCAGTCTAAAGTTACAGACGCTATGAActggtcaacacctaagaatgtcaagaacatccaagaattcttaggattCGTAAACTTTTATAGACAATTTATCCCTAATTTTGGCAACATGGCACAACCTCTGTACAACCTGCTCAAAAAAGATAgtacttggaaatgggaacaggcggaacaacaatcctttgaTGGTCTGAAGAAATGTCTTACATCAGCACCTCTGCTTCTACAACCAGACACCACAAAACAATTTTATGTGGAATGTGACGCCTTGGATTATGCCACTGGAGCAATACTATCTCAACGTAATCTAGAGGGGAAATTAGCCCCTGTAGCCTATTTATCTAAATCCCTATCCCCAGCTGAAAAGAACTACgatatctttgacaaggaattactgGCAGTTATCAgggcatttaaagaatggcgccaCCTACTGGAAGGATCAGAAttaccagtccaagttctaacggatcataagaacttggaatacttcTCCACATCACAATCCTTGAATAAACAACAGATTCAATGGGCAAATTTTTTAGTGGACTATAATTTCCAGATCATTTACAGGCCTGGGGCACAGAATAAGAAGGCCGATATCCTTTTGCGGCGCTACAATTTGGTatcccttgaagggggggtagagaaccaagttctcctgaaaccggaacttttCATTGCATCAATCACCCcggatcaggaaatcaatgatTTAATCGGCGAAGCTATTTACGAGGATGACCGTCTAAAAGAGATTCTGCTcaaactccagaacaaggaaaaggtcttGGATTGGGAATTAAGAGAAGGActactatggtatcaaggaaaaatctttgtaccAAAAGACAATACCATTAGGAACCTTATCCTAGAATCTAGGCATGACGCCTTGGCGGtgggacacccaggacaagccaGGACATTAGAACTTATTTCCAGAAGTTATTactggccattgctgaaaaagtttgtcaactcttatgtcagccactgcgaaacctgtatcaggtccaaaccaacaaatcaagtacctgtaGGGCTGCTAAAGCCAttacaaattcctgaacgcccctgggaagatatagcttatgacatgattgtgggattACCAGTTTCAGAAGGCTTTGATGCTATCCTAACCGTGATTGATCGATTTTCAAAAATGGTCCATTTTATTCCTACCCAATCCACAGCGTCGGCtattgacattgccaacttATTCATCACATACatctggaagttacatggtCTCCCCAGGAGTACCGTTTCAGATAGAGGTCCTACATttaatgccaagtttatttGTCATCTATATAAAAGGCTAGACATCAAGCCTACATATtctacagcctaccatcctcaaacagatggtcaaacagaACGAATACAACAAGAGGCCGAGATCTTTATACGTATGTTCGGGAATCATCGTCAATCAGACTGGGTATCACTattgccattggccaaatttgccttgaacaatttgaaacagacttccacaggcaaatcccctttccaaatatgTTACGGCTATAATCCAAGATTTACAGTTGGTCAAAAGTCAGACGAGTCAGTCCCTAATGCAGACAAACATGCAGAATTTTTAGAAAAGGGCtatgatgaagtcaaggcaACGTTATcaatatcccaagaaaggatgaaacacttctatgatcaacgtcacagagaagaagaagaaattcaagtagggaACAAAGTTTGGCTAAGTCATCAGAATATATCCACCGATAGACCATCCATCAAGCTTAGCCACAAAAGGCTAGGTCCCTACTTGgtaattgaaaaaattggatCGCATGCGTACAAATTACAACTACCTCATACCATGCACATACATCCAGTCTTTCACATTAATCTTCTGACAAAAttccatcctgaccctcatggacgcgaccctcctcaacctgcacctattattacagaagaaggtgaggaagaatatgaagttgAAAGAATCCTGGACAGCAATTGGAAAGGGCGTGGCAAATCAAAGAAACTCTGGTATTTAGTtaagtggaagggatacaacaaaggaagcaacTTGTGGGAACCAGTGGATAATGTGGGTAACGCTCAAGAAGCCATAGAAGAATTCCACATGGAACAtcctgatgcagttggagcttga